CCTGCCGGTAGCGAAGCGGGACCTCCACCTGGGCTACCGCGTCCCGCAACAGGTATTTGAGTTGGCCGCACGCTTGCTGCCACTAGCCGCCCCCGGAGTGGTGGCTCCGCGGGTCGTCCGGCGCGGGCCCGCGGACCCGCGCTTGGTGGCGGCGGACGAGGATAACCGTCATGAGCTGGTGATCAAAGAAGCTCAGGAGTTCGCAAGCCGCGGGCTCTTTGTGGGGATCGTCTGTCCCTTATCTTTGCGTGACGACCTCGTGACCGAGCTGACGGACAGAGACGTGGTCTGGAGTGACGCAGCGAAGGGCAATCTGAGCAAGTCGATCAATGTCGTTAGCCCCGAGGAGGCGAAGGGGCTTGAGTTCGACGCCGTGATTGTGGTCGAGCCTGAAGAGATCGTGGCCGAGTCTCCGAGCGGCTTCCGGCTGCTCTATGTGGCCCTGACCCGCACGACGCGTTACCTCTCAGTCGTGCATGTCGGCGCGGCACTTCCGCTGACTGCAGCGGCCGCTGCAGTCGCTCCCTCGCTGGCGCCGCCGTTGACGGAGGGCTCCGGGGATCAAGACGGATTGTTCGAGGTCGTAGCTGAAGCCGTCGAGCCTTCGGAGGGCGCCGAGACGCTCCTCGCCACCCGCTTCAAGACCCCGACGGAGGACACAGCCACGACGGAGTCGACGAACGCTAGCTCCGGCACTGCGAGCGCATCCCCTCGCGGTACGAACGGGTTGAGCTTACGAGAGCCTGGTGCGGGAGATCCTGGAGATGCCCTAGCGCGGGTCGTGTCGGAGAGCGTGGCGGCGTCTCTGGCTCAGAGCGTGCGCCAAAGCGTGGCGCCACCCTTATGGCCCTATGTCATCGATCGGTTGCGACGGGAGCTGGGGGTCTCGGACGCGGAGGTCTTCGATCTCTTCGGTGATTAGTGGTGGGCGCTGACCCGTCAAACCCGGGCGTCGATCCCTACTCGTGGAGCGGGTCGGAGCAACTAGTGCACCGGTCCTTGCCGGGCTCTGCCTTGAAGCCGCACATCTTGCATCTGGCAACTGCGGGCGGGGGTGGGGGAGGCGTGCGTCGCGGCAGAGGCGGAGCTGGGGTCGTCCTACTCGGAACTACACGTCGTCGGTGCGTCCGCGGCGACGCTACGTCCTTGCAGGCCCGGCAAACGATGGCTGATCGTGACCCGGCGTCCTCGGCGGTGATCTCGACCAGACTGGGAGAGTATCCATCTCTAGCCCGAGCGCGAGCCTGCAGAAGAGCACAGGCATTGGTTTCGTGGTACCAAGCCTTCACGCCCACATGAGGTGAGTGGACCAACCAACCCATGAGTGTCTCCGAGAGGACTCGCTGCGTGTTGCTCGCCCATCATGCCTCACAGGTCGAGATCGTGACATTGGCCGGACGAGCTGTCAGCATGCCTGAGTGACGATCGGGGGTCGCGATGGAGCCAGCTGAGGAGCGTGCGGCGCGCGCCGCAGCTATGCAGTGGTTGGACCAGCGTCCGGCTCCGCGCGTGGATTACAACTGGCTGCGCGACTTTAAATACAACGGTGTCCAGATCCCACTCATGGACCGCCAACGCGGCATCCGTAAGCCAGCAGGCATGCAGGCGGCGCTAGCGATCCGTACCACTTTCACCCCACCCGGTGGCACACCGCCGTACGCAGACTCGATCGGTCCCGACGGGCTGCAGCGCTACAAATACCGTGGCGACGACCCCAACCACGCTGAGAATCGAGCACTGCGGCGCGCTGGTGAGTTGAAGCTCCCGCTCATCTGGTTCGTGGGGGTGGCCGAGGGTGTCTATGAGCCCATCTACCCCGTGTGGGTGGTCAATGATGAGCCGGCGCAGCTGCAGTTCGCTCTTGCGGTGGACCCCGCTCAGCGCTTCCTGAGCCCAGCGGCGACCTCAGACCCGGACTCCCGCGCCTACGTTGAGCGGCTTACCAAAGCGCGCCTTCACCAACGGGTCTTCCGAACGCAGATCATGCTCGCGTACGAGACTCGGTGTGCTGTCTGCGCACTTCGCCATGACTCTTTGCTCGATGCGGCGCACATCATTGCGGATGGTCAGCCCGACGGGCTTCCGGTCGTGCCTAACGGGCTGGCGCTCTGCAAGATCCACCACGCGGCGTACGACGGCCGCATTCTCGGAATCCGACCAGACCTGACGCTGCACGTCCGTGAAGACATCCTGGCTGAAGTAGATGGGCCGATGCTGCGCCACGGACTGCAGGAGATGCACGATCAACGCCTGATGGCGATCCCCAAGGTGAAGGCGGCGCGACCGGACGTCGACAGGCTCGAGAGGCGCTATCAGGCATTCTTGGCCAGCTGACGCTCAGAGCCTCGGCAGGGTTGTGTCGGGGGTGGGCCTTACGGTCGGGCCCGCGCAGGGTAAGGCCCACTTCCGTCCGAAAGGCCACGCATGTTCCACCTCGACGACCAGGTCCACTGGAGTGCCTCGGACCTCACGGCGGCGGTGACGTGCGAGTACGCCCTCCTCAGGACGCTGGACCACAAGCTCGGGCGGGCCGCGAAGGCTGAGGTACCAGCGGATCCGCTTCTCGACCACATCGCAGCCTTGGGGGACCTGCATGAGCAAAAGTGGCTGGCGGCGCTCGAGGCTGCGGGCCAAGTCATCGGCCTCGAGCCGGTGGTCTTGCCCTACACGGCGGCGAAGCTCGTCGCTGCTCGGAACGCCACGCTCGCCGCGTTCGAGGCTGAGCCGGAGATCGTCTACCAAGCTGCGTTCTTCGACGGCGAGTTCTTCGGCTACGCAGACTTCGTTCAGCGCAGTGACGACGGTTGGGTGGTCTGCGACGCCAAGTTGGCGCGCTCAGCGAAGCCGAATGCCTTGCTGCAGCTCGGGGCGTACGCCGACCAGATTCAGGCGCTCGGACTGAAGCTGGCTCCCGAGGTTTCGCTCCTCCTGGGAAATGGCGAGCGGACTGACTTTGCGGTGACCGACATCGTCCCCGTGTTCAAGGAGCGCCGCGCTCGACTCCGCGCCATCCTGAGCGAGCACCAGACCGAGGGCCAGCCGGTGATCTGGGGGGACGAGCGCTACCTCGCTTGTGGGCGGTGCCCGGAGTGCGCGGCTGCGATCAACTCAGCGGACGACCCCTTCTTGGTGGCCGGTCTACGCCTGGACCAGCGCACGAAGTTGAGGGCTGCCGGGATCCTGACGACCGCAGCTCTCGCGACCGCGGCAGAGAAGCCTGAAGCGATGGCGCAGGCCACTTTCGACAAGCTGCGCTCGCAGGCAGCGTTGCAGCGGAAGCAGTCTCAGGCGGGTCCCGACGGTCCGGTCGAGTACGAGCTCCTCGAGTCGGCGCCCACGATGCTCTCGCTGCTGCCCGCGCCCTCCGAGGGCGACCTCTTCTTTGATTTCGAGGGCGACCCACTCTACGACGAGGGCGACCTCAGCAAGCTCGGGCTGGAGTACCTCTGGGGCATCCTCGATGCCTCCGGCCACTACGTCCCGGTCTGGGCGCACACCTCGGCTGAGGAGAAGGCGGCGTTCGTCGCCTTCATGGAACTGGTCGTCCAGCGGCGCGCACAGTTCCCCGATCTGCACATCTACCACTACGCGCCCTACGAGACGACGGCGCTCAAGCGCCTCGCGATGCGCTACCAGGTGATGGAGAAGGAGCTCGACGACCTGCTCCGGTCGGAGGTCTTCGTGGACCTGTATGCGACTGTGCGCGGAAGCGTCCGCGTCGGCCAGCCGTCGTACAGCATCAAGAAGCTGGAGCCGCTCTATATGGGCGACGAACTCCGCTCGGACGACGACGATGCGGTGGGCGACGGCGGAGCCTCGGTTGTGGCTTATCACGAGTATCGCGAGTGGGTCGGGTCGGACCCCGAGGGGGCAGCCAACCGACTTGAGGCGCTCGCGGACTACAACGAGTACGACTGCCTCTCGACGCTGCGGCTGCGCGACTGGCTGCTGCAGCGCGCCGACGAAGCGGGCGTTCGCGACCAGATCGTCCCTCGGATCAAGGACATCCAGGGCGAGGAGCTCGTCGCCGGAGGCGATCCCTTGTTCGTCGACTTGATGGCACGATCCGGACCTGAGCTGCCTGCGAAGCGCACGCCCGAGGAGCAGGTCTACGCCATGCTCGCGACGGCGCTGGGCTATCACCAGCGGGAGTCCAAGCAGCAGTGGTGGGAGCACTTTGAGCGTCTGTCGAACCCGCTCAGCGAGTGGCAGTCCGCACGTGACGTGTTCATCGTGGAATCGGCGGAGGTCGTCGAAGACTGGACCCTGCCCGGTGGGACAGCGAAGAACGAGCGCCGCATCGTCCGCCTGGTTGGTGACTGGATGCCGGGGAGCAAGCCGGGCTCACAGGCGCGCGTCGCCTACCGCACCCCGGCCCCGCCAGGTTCCTACGGACCGGACGGGGCGCCCCACGCCGCTGCCGATTGCAGCGCGCTCGCCCTGGACGACGACGATCCTCGGGTCGTGCTCCTGACGGAGTCGAGGGAGCCGTCGGACACCTTCGAGGACCTGCCAGTTGCCCTGGTCCCTGCTGCGCCGCCGCGGACCGCCTGGCTCGAGGCAGCCAGCCGGGAGATTGGCATTGCTGCCAAAGGCGCCGGCTCGCTGCCTGGGAGCGCTGTGCTCGACCTCATGGCGCGGCGCTCTCCGCGACTCAGTTCAGCTGGTGCGCTACCCGCGAGCGGGATCGCTAGGGATGACGTGGTGGCCGCGTTGACGGACATGACCGACTCCTATGTCGCGATTCAGGGACCGCCGGGTACCGGGAAGACCTACACCGGTTCGCGCGTCGTCAAGGAGCTCGTCGAGCGCCACGGCTGGCGGGTCGGGGTCGTCGCGCAGTCTCACGCCGTCGTCGAGCACATGCTCGGGGCGATCGTGAAGGCCGGCGTCGATGCCACGCTCGTGGGAAAGGCGAAGACCAAGAGCAAGAACCCGACCTGGACCCCCCTGAGCAACGTGTCGAAGTTCCTGAAGGACCATGCCGCCTCCGGCTGCGTGGTCGGCGGGACTGCCTGGGACTTCGCCAATCCCAACACGGTCCCGCGCGGAACCCTGGACCTGCTTGTGATTGATGAAGCCGGCCAGTTCTCCCTGGCGTTCACCCTCGGAGCATCGGTCGCGGCTCAGCGCCTGCTCCTGCTGGGCGACCCTCAGCAACTTCCTCAGGTCAGCCAGGGAACCCACGCCGAGCCGGTCGACGAGTCTGCGCTCGGGTGGCTGATGAACGGACACGACACGATTCCGAGTGGGTTGGGCTATTTCCTCGGCGAGACGTTCCGTATGCACCCAGCACTGTCGGCGAAGGTCTCGGCCCTGTCGTACGACGGGCGGCTTCAGTCGGCTGATTGCGCGTCGGATCGCACGCTCGACGGGACCGAGCCGGGGTTGACCGTGGTCGAGGTGGACCACACCGGCAACAGAGTCGAGTCGGTCGAGGAGGCTGCTGAGGTTGTCCGCCAAGTCCAGGCTCACCTGGGACGGAGCTGGTCGGACCCGGCCGATGGCGATGCTCCGCGGCCGCTCAGGGAGGCCGACATTCTCGTCGTCGCGCCCTACAACGCACAGGTGGCTTGCGTCCGAGACGCCCTCCGAAGCGCGGGTTTCGATGGTGTGCGGGTCGGGACGGTCGACAAGTTCCAGGGGCAGGAAGCGCCGGTCGCGATCGTAACGATGACGGCCTCGTCCCACGGTGACGTACCGCGAGGAATGGGCTTTCTATTGAGTCGGAACCGGGTGAATGTCGCGGTGTCGCGCGCGCAGTGGAAGGCCATCATGATCAGGTCGTCGTTGCTGACCTCCTTCATGCCTTCCAGTGTTCACGGTCTGCTCGAGTTGGGGGCTTTCATCGGTCTGTGTGCAGACCGGCCTCAATGATGCGTCGGGGAGTTGGACGGTGGGTTTGCCCTCGGATCCTTTGAAGGGGCACTGAAGGTCAGCGACTCCGAGACTTGGCTCCCCGCCAGCCCGACCGGGTGGTCTTGCCAGCACGGCGCCGATTGGCTTGGCTAGACCAACTCGGAAGAAGGGTGGGGGCGTGGCCGACGAGGGCAGTGCGCGCAAGAACAAGACATTGAGACGCTTCAACGGGGCGGAAGCGAGATGACCGGACAGACACAGACCCTCGTCTTCGTGCACGGCGTGGGCGGCATGATCTCCCGTGAGAATTGGCTCGGGCCGCTCAGCGAGTCCATGGTCCGCGCCGGACACTCCCGACCGGAGAAGTCCGGGATCAAGATCATGTCGATCCGGTATCAGAACAGCCTGACCGAGCCGACCGACGGCAAGCCGCCGGCAGAGACCTGGCACGGACGATCGGACGCGGCGGCCCACGCCGACTTCCAGCGAGGGCGACACTCGGCCGAACGACTGCTCGTCCAGCATCGCTACGACCCGCCGTTGTTCGGCCTGGAGGATCTGCAGCCGGGTGCACCGCTCCTGGCGGGGGCTGTCGAGAAGCTGTCGCGCTTGCTGCGTGAGGAGGCGCGCCGTTATCGCACGGACGCCCGCGCGCGGGCGAGTGTCGGACGTTCTGTGGTGGGACAGCTGCCGGACCAGGGCCGGGCGGTCATCGTCGCCCACAGCCTCGGCTCGGTCGTGATGCTGGACCTGCTCAAGAAGCTCCCGCCCGACCTCACCGTCGACCGGCTCATCACGATCGGGAGCCCGCTTTCGTTGGCGAGCTTCTGGCCGTTCATCAAGCCGGGTGGGGACTTTCCGCACGATCGGGTGAAGTCCTGGGTCAACGTCTTCGATTCCCTCGATCCGGTGAGCGGTGGTCTCGGCGTGGCCCACCTCCATCCTGAAGCCGTCGACGCGGCCGTTCACGTGGGCAGCCTGCACCGGCTGGTCAGCAACCACGCGGCGAGTGCCTACCTGTCGCTGCCGGTGCTGGGCGCGTTGGTCGGCGACGCGCTGTACGGCGTCCCAACGCCGAAAGCATCCACCTCCGACTCGTTGCCCGACCGAGTTCGGGGATCCGCCTGGATGCCCTTCCTCCTGGCCTCGGCCTATGCCCGTCAGCTCTCCCTGACGTGCGGCGACCGCAGGACACGGTGGCGCGGTCGCTTCGACACGGCGCGGTCGACGTCGGTGCGTCGGCTCCTCGACGGCGTAAATGACCAGGTGCTCGAGCAGCCCGACGCGCACCCAGTACCCACCGAGAGTGACTTCCTTGACCACGCTGCCCACCTGGTGGAGGGGCAGTGGGACGACCAGGAGCTCGTCCCCCTCGTGATCGGCCTGCTGCTGGGGTCGCCTGTGCCGCCGTTCCGTCTCGACATTCATCGGGACCATCAGGGCGAGGCGCTCGTTTCCCTGCTCAACCGGGTCCGCCGGCGAGGCAGCGACCTCAGCGACCAGCGCTTTGCGACAGCACTGCTGGAGTCGCTCGAGGACGCCAAGGACGCCCTTGGTGACTCCTCGCTCCGAGGGTTCCTGCTTCTGGGCGGAGCGCTGGTTCTCGCCGCGACCGGGGTCGGCGTCATGGCTGCGGCGCCCACGGGGCTGGCCGGCGCCGCACTCCTGACCTCGACGCTGGCCAGCTTCGGTCCGGGCGGGATGGTGGGCGGCATGATCACGATCGCCGCGGCCTCCGGGGCTGGCTCCGCCCTGGTCGGCGCGGGCATTGCCGCGTCTGGCGCCGAGCAGGCAGCGGAGATGCGCGCCTTCGTCCGCTTCGCCGAGCAGCTCGCCCAGCAGAGCCCCGA
This genomic window from Nocardioides marmoribigeumensis contains:
- a CDS encoding HNH endonuclease, coding for MDYNWLRDFKYNGVQIPLMDRQRGIRKPAGMQAALAIRTTFTPPGGTPPYADSIGPDGLQRYKYRGDDPNHAENRALRRAGELKLPLIWFVGVAEGVYEPIYPVWVVNDEPAQLQFALAVDPAQRFLSPAATSDPDSRAYVERLTKARLHQRVFRTQIMLAYETRCAVCALRHDSLLDAAHIIADGQPDGLPVVPNGLALCKIHHAAYDGRILGIRPDLTLHVREDILAEVDGPMLRHGLQEMHDQRLMAIPKVKAARPDVDRLERRYQAFLAS
- a CDS encoding TM0106 family RecB-like putative nuclease, producing the protein MFHLDDQVHWSASDLTAAVTCEYALLRTLDHKLGRAAKAEVPADPLLDHIAALGDLHEQKWLAALEAAGQVIGLEPVVLPYTAAKLVAARNATLAAFEAEPEIVYQAAFFDGEFFGYADFVQRSDDGWVVCDAKLARSAKPNALLQLGAYADQIQALGLKLAPEVSLLLGNGERTDFAVTDIVPVFKERRARLRAILSEHQTEGQPVIWGDERYLACGRCPECAAAINSADDPFLVAGLRLDQRTKLRAAGILTTAALATAAEKPEAMAQATFDKLRSQAALQRKQSQAGPDGPVEYELLESAPTMLSLLPAPSEGDLFFDFEGDPLYDEGDLSKLGLEYLWGILDASGHYVPVWAHTSAEEKAAFVAFMELVVQRRAQFPDLHIYHYAPYETTALKRLAMRYQVMEKELDDLLRSEVFVDLYATVRGSVRVGQPSYSIKKLEPLYMGDELRSDDDDAVGDGGASVVAYHEYREWVGSDPEGAANRLEALADYNEYDCLSTLRLRDWLLQRADEAGVRDQIVPRIKDIQGEELVAGGDPLFVDLMARSGPELPAKRTPEEQVYAMLATALGYHQRESKQQWWEHFERLSNPLSEWQSARDVFIVESAEVVEDWTLPGGTAKNERRIVRLVGDWMPGSKPGSQARVAYRTPAPPGSYGPDGAPHAAADCSALALDDDDPRVVLLTESREPSDTFEDLPVALVPAAPPRTAWLEAASREIGIAAKGAGSLPGSAVLDLMARRSPRLSSAGALPASGIARDDVVAALTDMTDSYVAIQGPPGTGKTYTGSRVVKELVERHGWRVGVVAQSHAVVEHMLGAIVKAGVDATLVGKAKTKSKNPTWTPLSNVSKFLKDHAASGCVVGGTAWDFANPNTVPRGTLDLLVIDEAGQFSLAFTLGASVAAQRLLLLGDPQQLPQVSQGTHAEPVDESALGWLMNGHDTIPSGLGYFLGETFRMHPALSAKVSALSYDGRLQSADCASDRTLDGTEPGLTVVEVDHTGNRVESVEEAAEVVRQVQAHLGRSWSDPADGDAPRPLREADILVVAPYNAQVACVRDALRSAGFDGVRVGTVDKFQGQEAPVAIVTMTASSHGDVPRGMGFLLSRNRVNVAVSRAQWKAIMIRSSLLTSFMPSSVHGLLELGAFIGLCADRPQ